A DNA window from Polyangiaceae bacterium contains the following coding sequences:
- a CDS encoding polysaccharide deacetylase family protein, translating into MKKIPLLLLLASVGCAANAPLPPAATPPLIDALVRKTEAAVARAPVTAAVPAPPVQKVSALSAPQPGVEPRGSAPSCHLDAPKDSPAGFYSGDEWPKGEVVLTFDDGPHPSITPKVLDLLQKHHFPATFFLVGHNIRRDTYRLVQRMIAEGHTLGSHTYNHDVGMAKRGITERSVEYIRGQHETTRILIEIALLARSDDDFDRMFERVFQKKSGTYLSASSLRTDWRAFAERHAQILSERGYSQEHRPYALVYSRPPAGTPYLGMSDAPHKVLYETALSRAKLINVMWSGESGDADQQRKHDYGFLTGNLRRFSQKGGVILIHDYIRHDALKSALERMDKDGNVNVVPIEKAVTDRFGCGAEDVWATLRAPEKPEAVALSR; encoded by the coding sequence ATGAAGAAGATCCCCCTGCTGCTCCTGCTGGCCTCCGTGGGCTGCGCTGCAAACGCTCCGCTGCCCCCCGCGGCGACCCCGCCCCTCATCGACGCCCTAGTTCGAAAGACGGAAGCCGCCGTGGCCCGCGCGCCCGTCACCGCCGCCGTGCCGGCGCCGCCGGTCCAGAAGGTGAGCGCTCTTTCAGCTCCGCAGCCTGGGGTCGAACCGCGAGGTTCCGCGCCGAGCTGCCATCTAGATGCACCCAAGGACAGCCCGGCCGGTTTCTACTCCGGTGACGAGTGGCCCAAAGGCGAGGTCGTGCTCACCTTCGACGACGGTCCGCATCCCAGCATCACGCCGAAGGTGCTCGACCTGCTCCAGAAGCATCACTTCCCGGCCACGTTCTTCCTGGTGGGACACAACATCCGCCGCGACACCTATCGCCTGGTGCAACGCATGATTGCCGAAGGCCATACCCTCGGCTCCCACACCTACAACCACGACGTGGGCATGGCCAAGCGCGGCATCACCGAGCGCAGCGTGGAGTACATCCGCGGTCAGCACGAGACGACGCGCATCCTGATCGAGATCGCCCTGCTCGCGCGCTCGGACGACGATTTCGATCGCATGTTCGAGCGAGTGTTCCAGAAGAAGTCGGGAACCTATCTGTCGGCCAGCTCCCTGCGCACGGACTGGCGCGCGTTTGCCGAGCGTCACGCGCAGATCCTCTCCGAGCGCGGTTACTCGCAGGAGCACCGGCCCTACGCCTTGGTGTACTCGCGTCCGCCGGCAGGCACGCCCTACCTCGGTATGTCGGACGCGCCCCACAAGGTGCTGTACGAAACCGCGCTCAGCCGCGCCAAGCTCATCAACGTGATGTGGAGCGGGGAATCCGGCGACGCCGACCAGCAGCGCAAGCACGACTACGGCTTCCTCACCGGAAATCTCCGGCGCTTCTCCCAGAAGGGCGGCGTGATCCTGATCCACGACTACATCCGCCACGACGCCCTGAAGTCCGCCCTCGAACGCATGGACAAGGACGGCAACGTGAACGTCGTGCCCATCGAAAAGGCCGTGACGGATCGCTTCGGATGTGGCGCCGAAGACGTGTGGGCCACGTTGCGCGCGCCCGAAAAGCCCGAGGCCGTCGCTCTCAGCCGCTGA